In the Hylaeus volcanicus isolate JK05 chromosome 1, UHH_iyHylVolc1.0_haploid, whole genome shotgun sequence genome, one interval contains:
- the LOC128880867 gene encoding uncharacterized protein LOC128880867 isoform X3: MGAYLCIATNGVPPTVSKRITVDVEFSPMIFVPNQLIGAPIDTDVTITCHTEAYPRAMNYWFLGDKMILLNEKYTTSIMENSYRADMSLTIRNIQIDDFGVYRCISKNSLGETEGSIRLYDIPKPSAAPKATEIKSSANKEGRSSTPSPAKRPTTVWPSSYNPYYTKRTERPPPPSEERVERPEQKLRGGQSTGEACILSSGPPSPGSFFRFSRVSVFFSNFVRYRTHDARKKKKKIDTLLYRWTNPRGTRPLCHYRGPDLQPPARSIFGWNVSRGRQITDRVTLPVSRIFGIGEKSTGRGTLSFGRSNFFRTLSVACIRVKRQKINSRETSDNRAAGTDRPLSASFLISADKNLALLFLRTDRSPQPDRPMPKRRISSFARKNVYLNLGVPAVQELVLSERPSRLLTLSKNRLL; encoded by the exons ATGGGCGCGTATCTCTGCATCGCAACGAACGGTGTGCCGCCAACGGTCAGCAAGAGAATCACCGTGGACGTCGAAT TTTCGCCGATGATCTTCGTGCCGAATCAGCTGATCGGCGCACCGATCGACACCGACGTGACGATCACCTGCCACACGGAGGCGTATCCACGGGCGATGAACTACTGGTTCCTCGGCGACAAGATGATTCTCTTGAACGAGAAGTACACGACGAGCATCATGGAGAACAGTTACAGGGCGGATATGAGCCTCACCATCAGGAATATACAGATCGACGACTTTGGCGTCTATCGTTGCATCAGCAAGAACTCGCTGGGCGAGACCGAGGGGTCTATCAGGTTGTACG aCATTCCGAAGCCATCGGCGGCGCCAAAGGCCACGGAGATCAAGAGCAGCGCCAACAAAGAAG GACGATCGAGCACACCGTCACCAGCAAAAAGGCCGACCACCGTCTGGCCTTCCTCGTACAACCCCTACTATAcgaaaaggacagagaggcCACCTCCCCCGAGCGAGGAGAGGGTCGAGAGGCCAGAGCAGAAGCTACGCGGTGGCCAGAGCACAGGTGAGGCTTGCATTCTCTCATCTGGCCCTCCCTCTCCCGgctctttctttcgtttctctcgTGTCTCTGTGTTTTTCTCCAATTTTGTTCGTTATCGTACACACGACgcgcgcaaaaaaaaaaaaaaaatagatacccTCCTCTATCGTTGGACGAATCCTCGTGGAACGCGGCCTCTCTGCCATTATCGTGGGCCAGACCTGCAACCACCGGCCAGATCAATCTTCGGATGGAACGTGAGTCGAGGGAGACAGATCACCGATAGGGTTACGTTGCCAGTTTCGCGTATTTTTGGAATAGGCGAAAAATCAACGGGACGGGGCACGTTATCCTTTGGtcgttcgaatttttttaggacGCTATCCGTCGCATGCATTCGCGTTAAAAGGCAGAAAATAAATAGCCGTGAAACAAGCGATAACCGCGCGGCTGGTACAGACCGTCCTCTTTCCGCTTCTTTTCTGATTAGCGCGGATAAAAATCTTGCATTGCTTTTTCTACGAACTGATAGGAGCCCGCAACCGGACCGTCCTATGCCAAAAAGGCGTATCTCGTCCTTCGCGAGAAAGAACGTTTACTTAAATCTGGGAGTTCCAGCTGTGCAGGAACTCGTCCTATCGGAAAGGCCCTCTCGATTATTGACTCTTTCAAAGAATCGCCTCCTATAA
- the LOC128880867 gene encoding protein amalgam-like isoform X1 has protein sequence MADNHRRRRYLTISILHIITIMCQALSDQPMFAEPIPNVTVPLGRDVSLPCVVENLGNYKVAWIHVGRQMLVTVHKHVVVKIPRFSVSHDNQKTWLLHITSVQQDDRGWYMCQVNTNPMISQVGYLQVVVPPNIVDALSTESTVAVRENQNITLTCKADGYPAPKVMWKREDGLGISINRHKKMPLYDGEQLNLTRITRNEMGAYLCIATNGVPPTVSKRITVDVEFSPMIFVPNQLIGAPIDTDVTITCHTEAYPRAMNYWFLGDKMILLNEKYTTSIMENSYRADMSLTIRNIQIDDFGVYRCISKNSLGETEGSIRLYDIPKPSAAPKATEIKSSANKEGRSSTPSPAKRPTTVWPSSYNPYYTKRTERPPPPSEERVERPEQKLRGGQSTGEACILSSGPPSPGSFFRFSRVSVFFSNFVRYRTHDARKKKKKIDTLLYRWTNPRGTRPLCHYRGPDLQPPARSIFGWNVSRGRQITDRVTLPVSRIFGIGEKSTGRGTLSFGRSNFFRTLSVACIRVKRQKINSRETSDNRAAGTDRPLSASFLISADKNLALLFLRTDRSPQPDRPMPKRRISSFARKNVYLNLGVPAVQELVLSERPSRLLTLSKNRLL, from the exons CTCTCTCCGATCAACCAATGTTTGCCGAGCCAATACCGAACGTCACGGTGCCACTGGGGAGAGACGTCAGCCTACCCTGCGTCGTGGAAAACCTCGGTAATTACAAG GTCGCGTGGATTCACGTGGGTCGTCAGATGCTGGTCACCGTTCACAAGCACGTGGTCGTGAAGATACCGAGATTCTCGGTGTCGCACGACAACCAGAAAACCTGGTTGCTTCACATAACCAGCGTGCAACAAGACGATAGGGGTTGGTATATGTGCCAAGTAAACACAAACCCTATGATCAGCCAGGTCGGCTACCTTCAAGTTGTTG TGCCACCGAACATAGTAGACGCGTTGTCCACGGAGAGCACCGTGGCAGTTCGAGAGAATCAGAACATCACCCTGACGTGCAAAGCGGACGGATATCCCGCGCCAAAAGTGATGTGGAAGAGGGAAGACGGACTGGGCATAAGCATCAATCGACATAAGAAAA TGCCTCTGTACGATGGCGAGCAATTAAACTTGACGAGGATCACGCGCAACGAAATGGGCGCGTATCTCTGCATCGCAACGAACGGTGTGCCGCCAACGGTCAGCAAGAGAATCACCGTGGACGTCGAAT TTTCGCCGATGATCTTCGTGCCGAATCAGCTGATCGGCGCACCGATCGACACCGACGTGACGATCACCTGCCACACGGAGGCGTATCCACGGGCGATGAACTACTGGTTCCTCGGCGACAAGATGATTCTCTTGAACGAGAAGTACACGACGAGCATCATGGAGAACAGTTACAGGGCGGATATGAGCCTCACCATCAGGAATATACAGATCGACGACTTTGGCGTCTATCGTTGCATCAGCAAGAACTCGCTGGGCGAGACCGAGGGGTCTATCAGGTTGTACG aCATTCCGAAGCCATCGGCGGCGCCAAAGGCCACGGAGATCAAGAGCAGCGCCAACAAAGAAG GACGATCGAGCACACCGTCACCAGCAAAAAGGCCGACCACCGTCTGGCCTTCCTCGTACAACCCCTACTATAcgaaaaggacagagaggcCACCTCCCCCGAGCGAGGAGAGGGTCGAGAGGCCAGAGCAGAAGCTACGCGGTGGCCAGAGCACAGGTGAGGCTTGCATTCTCTCATCTGGCCCTCCCTCTCCCGgctctttctttcgtttctctcgTGTCTCTGTGTTTTTCTCCAATTTTGTTCGTTATCGTACACACGACgcgcgcaaaaaaaaaaaaaaaatagatacccTCCTCTATCGTTGGACGAATCCTCGTGGAACGCGGCCTCTCTGCCATTATCGTGGGCCAGACCTGCAACCACCGGCCAGATCAATCTTCGGATGGAACGTGAGTCGAGGGAGACAGATCACCGATAGGGTTACGTTGCCAGTTTCGCGTATTTTTGGAATAGGCGAAAAATCAACGGGACGGGGCACGTTATCCTTTGGtcgttcgaatttttttaggacGCTATCCGTCGCATGCATTCGCGTTAAAAGGCAGAAAATAAATAGCCGTGAAACAAGCGATAACCGCGCGGCTGGTACAGACCGTCCTCTTTCCGCTTCTTTTCTGATTAGCGCGGATAAAAATCTTGCATTGCTTTTTCTACGAACTGATAGGAGCCCGCAACCGGACCGTCCTATGCCAAAAAGGCGTATCTCGTCCTTCGCGAGAAAGAACGTTTACTTAAATCTGGGAGTTCCAGCTGTGCAGGAACTCGTCCTATCGGAAAGGCCCTCTCGATTATTGACTCTTTCAAAGAATCGCCTCCTATAA